From Streptomyces sp. NBC_00690, a single genomic window includes:
- a CDS encoding HAD-IA family hydrolase — MPARTTTLTARALLLDMDGTLVNSDAVVERHWRLWAQEHGLDPEQALKVVHGRQGYATMAELLPDRPMAENHAENAVMLERETADMDGVIPVPGALAFLTAIASAPHALVTSADRPLAEARMAAAGLSMPDVRVTAEDVSASKPDPEGFVKGAAELGFSAAECVVFEDSEAGILAARAAGMRVVGVGERAEALGPDLQVTDLTELGVTVQDGLITIVDIRATG, encoded by the coding sequence ATGCCGGCACGCACCACCACCCTGACCGCCCGGGCCCTGCTGCTCGACATGGACGGCACCCTCGTGAACTCGGATGCGGTGGTGGAGCGCCACTGGCGGCTGTGGGCGCAGGAGCACGGTCTGGACCCCGAGCAGGCACTGAAGGTCGTCCACGGCCGGCAGGGCTACGCCACCATGGCGGAACTGCTGCCGGACCGCCCGATGGCGGAGAACCACGCCGAGAACGCGGTGATGCTGGAGCGCGAGACCGCCGACATGGACGGGGTCATACCGGTACCGGGGGCCCTGGCGTTCCTCACGGCGATCGCCAGCGCACCGCACGCCCTGGTGACGTCGGCGGACCGGCCACTGGCCGAAGCGAGGATGGCCGCCGCCGGGCTGTCGATGCCGGACGTTCGGGTGACCGCCGAGGACGTGAGCGCCAGCAAGCCCGATCCGGAGGGCTTTGTGAAGGGCGCAGCGGAGTTGGGGTTCAGTGCGGCGGAGTGCGTGGTCTTCGAGGACTCCGAGGCGGGAATCCTCGCCGCTCGGGCGGCGGGCATGCGGGTGGTGGGCGTGGGCGAACGCGCCGAGGCGCTGGGCCCCGACCTCCAGGTCACCGACCTCACTGAGCTTGGGGTGACGGTCCAGGACGGTCTGATCACCATCGTCGACATCCGCGCCACGGGCTGA